From Paenibacillus polymyxa, the proteins below share one genomic window:
- a CDS encoding histidine phosphatase family protein produces the protein MKQNTEGKRVRECALSPNPQQDSEPNDAKEDLQWDMELVLVRHGTTSWNKERRYLGHADLSLLSGAEQELKPLREKLQGQSFAQIYCSDLMRCRQTLQIILPESALTTERSLSAMPPMMEPRLRELHFGEWDGKTYDMLKDVALYRAWIDEPQRITPPGGESWVHFVNRLREFLDSLFAWRIALKVQPIESNAAPPSVLVVTHGGVIRQLVCMLIPGHDFWSLNPKPGEAIRLQLRLAGLHNCIAKLLFH, from the coding sequence TTGAAACAAAATACAGAAGGGAAAAGAGTGCGAGAATGTGCACTAAGTCCGAACCCACAACAGGATAGTGAGCCGAATGATGCTAAAGAAGATCTGCAGTGGGACATGGAGCTCGTGCTAGTTCGTCATGGCACAACCTCATGGAATAAGGAACGTCGATATCTGGGACATGCCGATTTGAGTTTGCTGTCTGGAGCAGAGCAGGAATTAAAGCCTTTGCGGGAAAAATTGCAGGGCCAGTCCTTTGCTCAAATCTATTGCAGTGACTTGATGCGATGTCGCCAGACCTTGCAGATCATTTTGCCGGAGTCAGCATTGACGACTGAACGTTCCCTATCTGCTATGCCTCCCATGATGGAACCACGTCTGCGAGAACTTCACTTTGGCGAGTGGGATGGAAAAACGTATGACATGCTTAAGGATGTGGCGTTGTATCGCGCTTGGATTGATGAGCCGCAACGAATCACCCCGCCTGGAGGAGAGTCTTGGGTCCATTTTGTGAATCGTCTGCGTGAATTCCTTGACTCTCTGTTTGCGTGGCGCATTGCTTTGAAGGTTCAGCCAATAGAGTCGAATGCTGCACCGCCCTCTGTTTTGGTTGTCACGCATGGTGGAGTAATTCGCCAATTGGTTTGTATGCTGATACCAGGTCATGATTTTTGGAGTCTGAATCCAAAACCGGGAGAAGCGATTAGGCTTCAGTTAAGGCTGGCAGGACTGCACAATTGTATAGCAAAATTGCTTTTTCACTAG
- the cbiB gene encoding adenosylcobinamide-phosphate synthase CbiB, whose protein sequence is MIVSLVIMAAYLLDRLIGDPRWLPHPVIGMGHAISALEKAIRRKVRSDRGLKRAGILLPLIVAGGSFGLAWGLLCVLAWIHPWLSVVVEIVLVATTIASKGLKDAGMAVYRALQANDLTVARRELGMIVGRDTQQLDEPEIVRGTVETVAENIVDAIISPLFYALIGGAPLALAYRAVNTLDSMVGYKNEKYLHLGWASARLDDVANYIPARLTAVMLVIAAWLYRLDAARSWRTVKRDARLHPSPNSGFPESAVAGALGIRLGGYNVYHGVRSFRAYMGEEIRPLESKDIRHTIRLMFAVSTMFVGLCLLGAAGCFALGWMR, encoded by the coding sequence GTGATCGTTAGCTTGGTTATCATGGCAGCCTATTTGCTGGACAGGCTAATCGGCGATCCGAGATGGTTGCCACATCCAGTCATCGGGATGGGACATGCCATTTCAGCATTGGAAAAAGCGATTCGTCGTAAGGTCCGCAGTGACCGGGGATTGAAACGTGCGGGTATACTGCTTCCACTCATTGTGGCAGGAGGCTCCTTTGGGCTTGCTTGGGGGCTATTGTGTGTGCTTGCCTGGATTCACCCATGGTTGTCTGTCGTCGTAGAAATTGTTCTGGTTGCAACCACAATTGCTTCCAAAGGACTAAAGGACGCAGGGATGGCCGTATACCGAGCGTTGCAGGCGAATGACCTGACTGTGGCACGTCGGGAGCTAGGCATGATTGTCGGGAGGGATACGCAGCAGCTTGACGAGCCTGAAATTGTACGCGGTACCGTCGAAACAGTCGCTGAAAATATCGTGGACGCCATTATTTCCCCGCTTTTTTATGCCCTGATCGGGGGAGCCCCCTTGGCACTGGCATATCGTGCCGTAAATACGCTCGACTCAATGGTTGGCTACAAAAATGAAAAGTACCTGCATTTAGGCTGGGCCTCGGCACGTCTGGACGATGTAGCTAACTACATTCCGGCTCGCCTGACAGCAGTTATGCTTGTGATAGCGGCGTGGTTGTATCGGCTGGATGCTGCAAGAAGCTGGCGCACAGTCAAGCGGGATGCCCGTCTGCACCCAAGCCCGAACAGCGGCTTCCCCGAATCAGCAGTGGCAGGTGCCTTGGGGATTCGTCTCGGTGGCTACAACGTGTATCACGGCGTACGCTCCTTTCGGGCATATATGGGCGAAGAGATACGACCACTGGAGTCGAAGGATATCCGGCATACCATCCGGCTGATGTTCGCCGTATCCACTATGTTTGTAGGGTTGTGTTTGTTGGGAGCTGCGGGGTGTTTTGCCTTGGGATGGATGCGGTGA
- the cobD gene encoding threonine-phosphate decarboxylase CobD, which produces MIEVYGHGGDRETAAATFGGAAADFVDFSANINPLGPPPEVLEALRSSLDTVIRYPDPGHRHFKNMLARRLHVPPESLSIGNGAAESMALLLLGLAPKRVGTVEPCFSEYAELAGKFGAEIHRVYGKASLQWKADVEDILQLMKQVDVLFLGQPNNPNGVQYGVQELYELAEAAGRTGTVLVVDEAFIDFIPLERQVSLLPVLDRYPHVILIRSMTKFYAIPGLRLGYAIAHPDYIRQMTAKQVTWSVNGLALLAGEACLRSGQAYERRTQELIATERSRLLTALAEWGCGVVPGEANYVLARAPGTWSSSAIQQALGQRGILIRSCAMYPGLSASHFRIAVKDAEANNMLLSALSEVLEEERRDR; this is translated from the coding sequence ATGATAGAGGTTTACGGTCATGGCGGGGACAGGGAAACGGCTGCCGCGACATTTGGCGGAGCTGCGGCGGATTTTGTGGATTTTAGTGCGAATATTAATCCGCTCGGCCCGCCACCGGAGGTGCTTGAGGCACTGCGAAGCTCATTGGACACGGTGATTCGCTATCCAGACCCTGGACACCGCCACTTTAAAAATATGCTGGCACGGCGGCTGCACGTTCCACCGGAGTCGCTGAGCATCGGTAACGGCGCTGCTGAAAGCATGGCGCTGCTGCTATTGGGCCTGGCTCCCAAGCGTGTGGGCACAGTGGAGCCGTGTTTTTCGGAATATGCCGAGCTGGCTGGCAAATTTGGAGCCGAGATCCACCGGGTATACGGGAAGGCTTCGCTTCAATGGAAGGCAGACGTGGAGGACATCCTTCAGCTCATGAAGCAGGTAGATGTACTGTTCCTTGGGCAACCGAATAATCCGAACGGTGTGCAATATGGCGTGCAGGAGCTATACGAACTGGCAGAAGCGGCTGGCAGAACGGGTACCGTGCTGGTGGTGGATGAAGCCTTTATTGATTTTATCCCACTGGAACGACAAGTCTCATTATTGCCTGTGCTGGATCGCTATCCTCATGTGATTTTGATCCGATCGATGACCAAATTTTATGCCATTCCTGGCTTGCGATTGGGCTATGCGATTGCTCATCCGGACTATATCCGGCAAATGACGGCCAAACAGGTGACCTGGAGTGTTAATGGATTGGCGTTGCTGGCTGGAGAGGCGTGTCTGAGAAGTGGGCAAGCTTATGAGCGCCGCACACAGGAACTGATTGCGACGGAGCGCAGTCGCTTGCTGACTGCCTTAGCGGAATGGGGCTGCGGTGTCGTTCCCGGCGAAGCCAATTACGTGCTAGCAAGGGCGCCGGGAACGTGGAGTTCATCGGCTATTCAGCAGGCGCTTGGACAACGTGGGATTCTTATACGTAGCTGTGCCATGTATCCGGGGCTGTCGGCGAGCCATTTTCGAATTGCAGTCAAGGACGCCGAAGCCAATAATATGCTGCTGTCTGCACTCAGTGAAGTGTTGGAGGAGGAGCGGCGTGATCGTTAG
- a CDS encoding lipoate--protein ligase, with translation MLFIDNQGIHDPAINLAIEEYALKHLPLDDSYLLFYINQPSIIIGKHQNTVEEINAEFVRDNNIQVVRRLSGGGAVYHDLGNLNFSFITKDNGESFHNFLKFTQPVIDALHQMGVEAEMTGRNDLQVGERKISGNAQFATRGRMFSHGTLMFNLNLDNVAASLHANPEKFKSKSTKSVRSRVANISELMDREMTIEQFREELLRSIFGSELDQVPQYKLTDADWAKIHEISKERYQSWDWNYGLSPESNIKHTRKFPVGIIDIRMDLKEGYIRDIKIYGDFFGVGDVADIENILRGKRYDEGEVRQALSSLDLKHYFGNIELDDFVGLVFLED, from the coding sequence ATGCTGTTCATCGACAACCAGGGCATACACGATCCAGCCATTAATCTTGCTATTGAGGAATACGCGCTCAAGCATTTACCGCTGGACGACAGCTATCTGCTGTTTTACATTAATCAGCCTTCTATTATTATAGGCAAGCATCAAAACACCGTTGAAGAAATCAATGCTGAGTTTGTGAGAGACAACAATATTCAAGTCGTTCGTCGCCTGTCCGGCGGCGGGGCTGTATATCATGATCTCGGTAACTTAAATTTCAGCTTCATTACCAAGGATAACGGGGAGTCCTTTCATAATTTCCTCAAATTTACGCAACCTGTGATTGACGCCCTCCACCAAATGGGAGTAGAAGCCGAAATGACGGGACGCAACGATCTGCAAGTCGGAGAACGTAAAATTTCAGGAAATGCTCAATTTGCCACACGTGGACGTATGTTCAGCCATGGTACATTGATGTTCAACCTGAATCTGGACAATGTGGCTGCATCGCTGCACGCCAATCCCGAAAAATTCAAATCCAAAAGCACAAAATCCGTCCGTAGCCGCGTGGCTAACATCAGCGAACTGATGGACCGTGAGATGACCATAGAACAATTTCGCGAGGAACTGCTGCGGTCCATCTTTGGTTCAGAATTGGATCAGGTGCCTCAATATAAGCTCACCGATGCGGATTGGGCTAAAATCCATGAAATTTCCAAAGAACGCTATCAATCGTGGGATTGGAACTATGGTCTATCCCCTGAGAGCAATATCAAGCACACACGTAAATTCCCGGTCGGTATTATAGATATCCGCATGGATCTGAAGGAAGGCTACATCCGTGATATTAAAATCTACGGGGATTTCTTCGGTGTAGGTGATGTCGCTGATATTGAAAATATCCTGCGTGGCAAGCGTTATGATGAAGGTGAGGTCCGTCAAGCCTTATCCTCTCTCGATTTGAAGCATTACTTTGGTAATATTGAACTGGACGACTTTGTTGGACTTGTATTTCTGGAAGACTAA
- a CDS encoding Cof-type HAD-IIB family hydrolase yields MYKLIAIDIDDTLINDQKEVTPATQQALEAAVAKGVVVTLATGRAYASAHKIARQTGLNVPIITYQGALVKNLLDENVLYERYVPLVAARRLYEFCVERNLHLQTYIDDKLYTREDNQKIKDYTELNNTEYFVEPVFSKVIEQPAPKLLIIDEPEVLDELIPELRELLGSEVHITKSKPHFLEIMHHEGTKGHALAFLANHFGCDLSETIAIGDSWNDHEMLECAGLGIAMENAIPDLKKLADYITRSNNEDGVKHAIDKFVLNIE; encoded by the coding sequence ATGTATAAATTAATTGCCATTGATATTGATGATACTCTCATTAATGACCAGAAAGAAGTTACTCCAGCGACACAACAGGCATTGGAAGCTGCTGTAGCTAAAGGTGTGGTGGTTACTCTCGCTACTGGACGAGCTTATGCCTCCGCGCACAAAATTGCACGCCAAACGGGGTTGAACGTACCGATCATTACGTACCAAGGAGCTTTGGTTAAAAACCTGCTGGACGAAAACGTGCTGTATGAGCGTTATGTTCCACTCGTAGCTGCACGTCGTCTGTATGAATTCTGCGTGGAACGCAATCTGCATTTGCAAACGTATATAGATGACAAATTGTACACTCGTGAAGATAATCAAAAAATTAAAGATTACACCGAGCTGAACAACACGGAATATTTTGTAGAGCCTGTGTTCAGTAAAGTTATAGAGCAACCAGCTCCTAAATTGCTGATTATCGACGAGCCGGAAGTGTTGGACGAATTAATTCCCGAACTTCGCGAATTGCTTGGCAGTGAAGTGCATATTACAAAATCCAAGCCTCATTTCCTGGAAATTATGCATCATGAAGGCACCAAGGGCCACGCTCTTGCCTTCCTTGCAAACCATTTTGGCTGTGATCTGTCGGAGACCATTGCGATCGGCGACTCTTGGAATGACCATGAAATGCTGGAATGTGCCGGTCTTGGCATAGCGATGGAGAATGCGATTCCTGATTTAAAAAAGCTGGCTGATTACATTACTCGCAGTAATAACGAAGACGGTGTAAAGCATGCCATCGACAAATTTGTACTCAATATTGAATAA
- a CDS encoding DMT family transporter, protein MIGIAFTVMCLIFGTTFLAIKVGVEAGLPPFLSAGARFMTAGAILFIAMRLSGKVRWSLLWRKEMLLIGTGTTFGTFSTLYWAEQYVSSGIGAILSATGPMMIVLMQSAILRQKTTRITLMGCIISFLGVVLVVLPGLAVQISGLWLAGCIAILLGELCYSGGALYSKRVMDAFRDTNPIALNAAQMFHGGWMLLVLSAFTEPWNSEGWNLLPAIGSLFYLILFGSMIAQTLFYWLMARTNPLFPTTWLYISPPIAVGLGAFLYGEHVSWWMLAGVLLIVTGLMCMNNGIIRLVNRRKVRSAA, encoded by the coding sequence ATGATTGGCATCGCCTTTACAGTTATGTGTCTTATTTTTGGCACCACATTTTTGGCTATCAAAGTGGGAGTGGAGGCCGGACTTCCGCCGTTCTTATCGGCAGGAGCACGTTTTATGACAGCAGGGGCGATCTTGTTTATTGCGATGAGGCTGTCGGGAAAGGTTCGGTGGTCGTTGTTATGGCGTAAGGAAATGCTGCTGATTGGCACGGGAACGACCTTCGGCACATTCTCAACACTGTATTGGGCAGAGCAATATGTCAGCTCGGGGATCGGCGCTATTTTGTCAGCCACCGGACCGATGATGATTGTACTGATGCAGTCTGCAATACTGCGGCAAAAAACGACGAGAATTACGCTCATGGGCTGTATAATCAGCTTTCTCGGGGTCGTGCTGGTGGTATTGCCCGGCTTAGCGGTTCAAATCAGCGGCCTGTGGTTGGCAGGTTGCATAGCCATTTTGCTGGGTGAGCTATGCTATTCGGGTGGAGCCCTGTATTCCAAGCGAGTTATGGATGCATTTCGTGATACGAATCCGATTGCCTTAAATGCAGCTCAAATGTTCCATGGTGGTTGGATGCTGCTAGTACTGTCGGCTTTCACTGAGCCTTGGAATTCTGAGGGATGGAATCTGCTGCCTGCCATAGGCTCTCTGTTTTATTTGATCCTGTTTGGCTCCATGATTGCGCAAACACTATTTTACTGGCTTATGGCGCGTACGAATCCATTGTTTCCGACCACATGGCTCTACATTTCACCACCAATTGCTGTAGGCCTGGGTGCTTTTTTGTATGGAGAACATGTAAGCTGGTGGATGCTGGCAGGGGTGCTGCTCATTGTGACCGGGTTGATGTGTATGAATAACGGAATCATCCGTCTGGTGAACAGACGCAAAGTACGCTCTGCTGCCTGA
- a CDS encoding PLP-dependent aminotransferase family protein, with the protein MGKVNSELLFSTENNSADPSLKLYEQVVHYVNVRIERGDWPADVKLPSVRSLAQELGVHRLTVFRAYQELKQQGRIYVKDKSGYYAHASHAAELGICTAYSERSSTKRIFQSESTYMADDPSVSVWRGLDGLTQVHAVNADFQFSKALIDPSLLPNRYWRELMMQVFEKHPKIAATYSSVQGDAELRDAMAQHFSTDKHFAVSTDEVLITSGAQQAIDLVSRSLIRTGDRVLIERPVYGPAMEIFRRQGARLTVTDIRPEGYDMDQIEWCLKTEKPRLFYVNPTFHNPTGFTIPDEQRKRLPELAERYGCLIVEDDSTYDISFGQKPPSPIFSYDISGSVVYIRSYSKYVAPGLRIAAVTCRPQLMDSLLSVKALVDNGSPLLNQKLFLQYFQSPRMQQHIKKLCIALQIRKETMETSLRDSGWTWTSPAGGLNLWLQLPSTIQPNELLAKSIQESVSFVPGNVFDPIGAEGKTHIRLSYSYANELQIKEGISTLLRISRTM; encoded by the coding sequence ATGGGCAAGGTTAACAGCGAATTATTGTTTTCAACAGAAAATAACTCGGCCGATCCGAGCTTAAAGCTGTATGAGCAGGTCGTCCATTACGTAAATGTGCGGATTGAGCGCGGGGACTGGCCAGCAGACGTTAAATTGCCGTCGGTGCGAAGTCTGGCTCAGGAGCTGGGTGTGCATCGGTTAACCGTATTCCGGGCATATCAGGAGTTAAAGCAACAAGGACGCATCTATGTAAAAGATAAATCGGGATATTACGCTCATGCTTCCCATGCAGCAGAATTGGGAATATGTACTGCCTATTCGGAACGATCATCCACAAAGCGGATCTTCCAATCGGAATCCACTTACATGGCAGACGACCCGTCTGTTTCCGTCTGGAGGGGGCTGGATGGACTCACCCAGGTTCATGCCGTGAACGCAGACTTCCAATTTTCCAAGGCCCTGATTGATCCCTCTCTCCTGCCTAACCGATACTGGAGAGAATTAATGATGCAGGTGTTTGAAAAGCATCCAAAAATCGCAGCTACCTATTCTTCTGTACAAGGAGACGCTGAGCTTCGTGATGCCATGGCGCAGCATTTTAGCACAGATAAGCATTTTGCAGTATCAACGGACGAAGTACTGATTACCTCCGGCGCACAGCAAGCCATCGATTTGGTTTCCCGATCTCTGATCCGTACAGGAGACCGTGTATTAATCGAACGTCCGGTCTATGGTCCCGCCATGGAAATATTCCGTAGACAAGGCGCCCGCCTAACTGTAACTGATATACGGCCAGAAGGTTATGATATGGATCAGATTGAATGGTGCCTGAAAACGGAAAAACCGCGTCTCTTTTATGTGAATCCGACCTTTCACAATCCGACCGGCTTTACGATCCCCGATGAGCAGCGCAAACGTCTGCCCGAACTGGCCGAGCGCTACGGCTGTCTTATTGTCGAGGATGACAGCACCTATGATATCAGCTTTGGGCAAAAGCCGCCTTCTCCGATTTTCTCCTATGATATCTCGGGGAGCGTCGTCTATATTCGCAGCTACAGCAAATATGTCGCACCCGGTCTGCGAATCGCAGCCGTAACCTGTAGGCCTCAGCTCATGGACAGTCTACTGAGCGTCAAAGCGCTAGTGGACAACGGATCGCCGCTGCTGAATCAAAAGCTGTTTTTACAATACTTTCAATCCCCACGTATGCAGCAGCATATTAAAAAGCTATGTATTGCGCTCCAGATTCGTAAGGAAACGATGGAGACCAGTCTCCGCGATTCCGGCTGGACATGGACCAGCCCGGCGGGAGGACTCAACCTGTGGCTCCAGCTACCTTCTACGATACAACCTAATGAGCTGCTTGCCAAAAGTATACAAGAGTCCGTTTCCTTTGTCCCAGGCAATGTATTTGATCCCATCGGTGCAGAGGGTAAAACGCATATACGGTTGTCCTATTCTTACGCCAATGAGCTGCAAATTAAAGAAGGGATCTCCACACTTCTACGCATCAGTCGAACGATGTAA
- a CDS encoding MBL fold metallo-hydrolase, whose protein sequence is MNRLIFLGTGDAMGVPRVYCDCLVCTEARTIGTNVRLRSSVLIESETEDFMIDCGPDWRRQLELRSLRFIPTILVTHAHFDHIGGLPEWADACRWTGNRGRLFAPQEVIDTILRQFSWLPGNLDLIPVDQGVQLGGWNIRGWRVNHGKNGYAYAYRLEKDGFSWAYCSDSIGLNEAEILPLHNLNLLVLGTSFYHEEAEYTTRSVYDMLEAQELVGRLKPGSTVFTHMSHDVDITYNYGLLEGISLAHTGMSLPLE, encoded by the coding sequence ATGAATCGGCTTATTTTTCTTGGCACAGGGGATGCAATGGGGGTTCCGCGTGTATATTGTGATTGTCTCGTGTGCACAGAGGCCCGCACGATAGGAACGAATGTAAGGTTGAGATCGTCTGTGCTGATCGAAAGCGAGACAGAGGATTTTATGATTGATTGTGGCCCCGACTGGCGTAGACAGTTAGAATTGCGCAGTTTGCGTTTTATCCCTACGATCCTCGTGACACATGCACATTTTGATCATATTGGAGGATTGCCAGAATGGGCGGATGCCTGTCGCTGGACCGGTAATAGAGGGCGCTTGTTCGCTCCACAGGAAGTGATCGACACGATCTTACGTCAATTTTCCTGGCTCCCTGGAAACCTGGATCTTATTCCAGTAGATCAGGGAGTCCAACTTGGCGGGTGGAACATCCGAGGATGGCGTGTGAATCACGGGAAGAACGGATATGCTTACGCATATCGTTTGGAAAAAGACGGCTTCTCATGGGCCTACTGTTCGGATTCGATTGGACTGAATGAGGCGGAAATTTTACCTTTACATAATCTGAATTTACTCGTGCTGGGGACGAGCTTTTACCATGAGGAAGCGGAGTATACCACCCGCTCAGTATATGACATGCTGGAGGCTCAGGAACTTGTAGGAAGACTGAAGCCCGGAAGCACGGTGTTTACACATATGTCCCATGATGTGGATATCACATACAACTACGGGTTGCTGGAAGGGATCAGTTTGGCACATACAGGCATGAGTTTGCCGTTAGAATAA